Within the Dialister hominis genome, the region TTACACTTTGCCATTCTGTTACCGTCCTTATCTTTGTTTACCCCAGTATGGGGCATAAAGTAGATTCATGCAATACCGATTTACACAAACTATTTTACACTCCCTTTCTTTTATGCCGAAAAGCTTTATTTACCGTGCATCTTATTTTAATAAATACTATTGACAAGGAAATCTATACAGAGTACTATAAACACAATCGATTAAAGTCAAACTAGTTTACCATCTAGTTAATTTAATAATCTTATTCATCATGAGTGACGGAGGGACTGGCCCATTGAAGTCACGGCAACCATTCTTAATGAAACGGTGCCAATTCCAGCGAGTAAAATCTCGAAAGATGATGTCACAAGCTTTCATCTTTCGATGAAAGTTTTTTAATTTCAGGGAGGAGACCCCCATGATTGAACTGAAACATATAACTAAAGTATATGACAATAATTACAGGGCACTCGATGATATCAATCTCACTATCAGAGACGGCGAAATTTTTGGAATCATAGGACAGTCCGGTGCCGGAAAATCAACACTCGTCCGCTGCATCAATATGCTTGAACCTCCGTCTTCCGGAGAGGTCATCATCAACGGGAAGGATATGACAAAGCTCAGCAGTTCCGAGCTGCGCAAAGAACGCAAAAACATCGGAATGATCTTCCAGCATTTCAACCTTCTCTCCAACAGAACCGTTGCCCAGAATGTTGCTTTCCCGCTTGAACTTGCCAATGTGCCGAAAGCGGAACAGAAAAAAAGGATTGATGACATCCTTGAACTTGTAGGGCTTACCAGCTACAAGGACAAGTATCCGTCCCAGCTTTCCGGCGGACAGAAGCAGAGAGTCGGCATTGCAAGAGCCGTCGTATCCAACCCCTCTGTACTGCTTTCGGATGAAGCGACAAGCGCACTTGATCCGGAAACTGTAAAATCCATCCTCGAGCTTCTGAAAGACATCAATAAGAAGCTGAATATCACAATCATCATGATTGCTCATCAGATGGAAGTCATCAAGGAAATCTGCGAACGCGTCGCAGTCATCGAACATGGAAAAATCATTGAACAGGGTTCGACTGTCGATCTCTTCACGAATCCCCAGACTGAAACGCTGAAGAAATTTATCGGAACCGTCATGTCCACGGAAGTTCCGGAGCAGTTGTCCCATATGAATATCCATAAAGACAAAGAAAAGGAAGACGATCAGACAATCATCAGCCTTTCCTTCCGCGGGGACGTCACAAACGAGCCGATCATTGCAAACCTGATCCGCAAGTACAACCTGGATGTCAGCATCCTTTATGGATCGATCGATTATATTCAGGACGTATCCTTCGGACGTCTGATCATCATGATCGACGGCCATGAAGATGACATGATCAATGCATTAAGCCATTTGAAATCATTACCAATCACAAGCGAGGTGTTAGGCTATGTCTCCAGTAATCACTAATTTGCTTTTCAAAAGTCTGGCGGAAACATTGTACATGCTTTCCGTTTCAGCCATTATCGCAGCCATTATCGGAATACCGCTTGGCATCCTGCTCGTAGTCACTGAGAAGAACGGAATTCTCGTTTGCCCGGTACTCAATAAGCCGCTGGCATTTGCCATCAACATGGTCCGTTCCATTCCATTCATCATTTTGATGGTTGCCATCATTCCTTTTACAAGAATGGTAGCCGGTACCTCCATCGGTACTACAGCAGCTATTGTTCCTCTGACAATTGCCGCTATTCCATATACGGCAAGAATGGTGGAAACTTCCATCCGTGAAATTCCCTTCGGCCTTATTGAAGCAGCTGAATCCATGGGAGCCTCCCCCTATCAGATCATAAAGAAGGTCCTGATTCCTGAAGCTCTTCCATCGATTATAGAAAACATGACAGTTGTCATCGTATCCCTGATCGGTTCCTCCGCTATGGCAGGCACCATTGGCGGCGGCGGTCTCGGCGACCTTGCCATCCGCTACGGTTATCAGAGATTCCAGGCTGATGTCATGATTGCAACAATCATTGTATTGATCATCATCGTACAGCTTATCCAGTTCATCGGAAGCACATGGTCAAGAAAGACCGACAAACGTTAATCACCGGAATGGATGGAATTATCCGTCAAATCCCATTTCCGGAATTATAAATTCAAAAGAGAAAGGAAGTTTTGCTTATGTTAAAGAAACTGATTATCACCGGCCTTTGCGCACTCTCCGCAGCAGCAGTCATCACCGGCTGCGGTTCCGACGCTAAGCCGGCAGCATCCTCTGCCCAGTCTGCTCCTGCAGAAAAGAAGGAAATTACGGTTGGTGCAACAGCCGGCCCGCACGCTGAGGTTGTTGAAGCAGCTGCCAAAGAAGCTGAAAAGAACGGCCTTAAGGTCAATGTAAAGGAATTCTCTGACTACATTACCCCGGATCAGGCACTTGCTGACGGAGATCTTGATCTTGTAGTTTACCAGCATGAACCATTCCTGAACAACTTCAATAAGCAGCACAACACAAACCTCGTTCCGATTGGAAAAGCCATCCTGATGCGCATGGGCATTTACTCCAACAAGTACAAGGATGTCAAGGATATTCCTGACGGCGCTACCATTTCCATTCCTAACGATTCGACAAATGAAGGACGCGGACTCCAGCTTCTTGAAAAAGCCGGCCTGATCAAGCTCAAGGAAGGCGTAGGCATGAAAGCTACTCCTGCAGACGTTACGGAAAACCCGAAGCATCTGAAATTCAATGAGCTGGAAGCCGCTCAGCTCCCAAGAAGCCTTGACGATGTTGCTGCTTCTGTCATTACAATGAACTATGTCATGAGCGCAGGCCTGTCTCCAAAGGATCAGGGCATCTTCCTTGAATCCAAGGACACCCCGCTTGCTGTCATGATTATTGCTGCCAGAGATAAAGACAAGAATCAGCCTGCTTACAAGAAATTCGTACAGGCTTACCAGTCTGATGCAGTCAAGAAATTCATTGCAGAAAAATATAAAGGAACCATTGAACCAGCCTGGGATTAATGGGTTTACCTCAAAGGATGATGCGCCTGCATCATCCTTTTTTATTGCAGGTCTCCTTTTGCTGTCTTTGACCTATTCATTCATGATATAGTTAATACGTAGACATCTTGCAAGGAGCTCCTTATGAAAATTACAACCTTATTCCCTGCCCTGGGTGTAAAGAACTACAGAGTATTCTGGATTACGCAGTGGATTGCGCTCATCGGTTTCTGGCTGCAGCTGACGACACAGCAGTGGCTCGTATATAAGATGACCGATTCTGCCTTTCTTTTAGGCCTTTTATCTGCATGCCAGTTCACCCCCTCCCTTCTATTCACACTGGGAACGGGGCTTTGGATCGATCATCACAACAAGAGAAAAATACTGATGGGAACACAGTCCCTCTATATGCTGCAGGCACTTCTTTTAGGCCTGCTCCTTCTCTCCGGGCATGAAACGTATGGATGGCTTTTATTCTTTGCCTTTTTTCTGGGAACGATCGATGCCTTCGATATGCCTGCCCGCATGGCTTTCATGCCTGAATTGGTAGGAAAAGAAGCACTTCATAGTGCAGTCAGTTTGAACTCGACCAATTTCAATATCACCAGAATAGTGGGCCCGCTGCTTGCCGCTTTTCTTCTGAACTATCTCTCTTACAGTGATATTTTCTTCCTTAATGCGGTTTCTCTCATCCCTATACTCTTTGCCTATGCCAAAATGAACGTGAATACTCCCGTCATTCAGGAAACCAATAAAAAACCGCTTCATGAAATCCGCGAGGGTATTTCCGAGGCACGAAAGAATCCGATTATTTTCGGCAATCTTCTGGCAGCCGGAATCGTAAGCAGTCTGATCCTGAATATGGGTACTTACGGACCGCTCTTTGCAGACAGGGTACTTCACAAAGGACTTGATGGATTCGGATCCATTCTCTTTGCCGCAGGGGCCGGTTCCATGGCAAGCGGAATACTATCTGCCACATCCAGCACACATTATTCACAGCGGTTCATATTTACTGCAGCCGGCTTATGCGGCCTTCTCCTTATGGCCGTCAGCTACATTTTCTGGACAATCCCAGCGCTTTTCATGTTCGCCCTGCTCGGTTTTGCTACCATTCTCTTCATGGTAAACTGCAATACGGCAATCCAGATGGCATCTCCCCCTGAATACCTGGGAAGAATCATGGGCCTTTATACCTTTGTATTCCTTGGGAGCGCACCATTTGGTTCTCTCCTCGTCAGTGCAATCATTGAGTACATGGGAACCTCTTTAGGACTTGCCATCGTAGGTCTTTTTGAAATCATACTTATACTGCTCACAGCAAAAACTTATTCCAAGCAAAAATAAAAAGGGGCTGTGACAAAATCCACTAAAGTGCTGACTTCTTTTCTCGAACGAAGTTCGGTTTAAGGGTGTCGGAGCTCGCCCCGTAGGGGAGCTGGCGGCGGAGCCGACTGAGGAGGTTCATTTCCTTCGAGCGCAGCGAGGTTGTTTGGTATTCAGACCAAGTCAATGCTTATAAATGTTAGATAATCTTTTAACGGAATATCCCAATTGAAATAGGGCTGTGGCAAAATAATTAACCATTTTGTCACAGCCCTATTTCAATTTACAGATTTTCTGCTTTTTCTAATGCTTTCTCTCCTGCATCAATGACCCTATCCACACTGATTTCAGAAATAGGCACATAATTGCCTGATGCAATCGTTTTATTCACATGCTCGGGTCCCTCAGGCATATCCCATGAAGAAATTGCCTGTGAACAAGGTCCCAATGGATGATGGAACTTTGCATTGCTCGGTCCGAACATGGAAATAGTCGGGATACCGCGGCTGTCTGCTACATACATGGGTCCGCTGTCATTGGTAAAGAAAATGGAGCAATGACCGGCCGCTGCAATAAATTCGCCCATGCTCAGATGGCCTGCCGCAATAACCGCTTTATCCCCGTGTTTCATAGAGGAAATAGCCTTCTGGATCAGCCCCAGCTCTGACTTGACGCCAAAGAAAACCGGAATGAATCCCTTCTCAAAGAAATGATCAGCGACTTTCCCATAATTCTCAGCGGGCCAGTTCTTTTCCGGCGTAGAGCTTCCCACAGAAAATCCGGCCATTTTTGCATTCTGCGGCAATTTCTGCGACTGGAAAAATTCCCTGGCTTTGTCTTCCCAGTCACTGCAGGTATAGGTACGCATTCCGCTGTGAGAAACATCTTTTACACCCAAAAGCTGCAGCACTCTAAGGTATTTGTCGACAGCATGAGAATTATACGTCTCAATCACGATCGGCTGATCCATGAAGAAGTGATCGATACCTGTTCCCTCTTCTCCCGTCCAGTACTTGGGATGCATGGCAAGACCCATCAGCGTAGTCCTTGATGTCCCATGGAGAGCCATCAGGACGTCCGGCTTCAATTTTCCAATTTGCCGCCCGATATTCCAGGTAGCCATAAGCCCCTTATCTTTTCCATTCCTGTCGACAGGAATAATTTCATCGATGTTGGGGTTGTACTTCACGGATTCCTGGAATCTGGAGTCCATGACAAGGACGATCCTGGAGCCTTCTGCTTCTCTTCTCAGCACTTCAAGAAAAGGAGTAATGGAAACCATGTCTCCAAAATACAGCATATACATAATAACAATCGTCTTGTTTTTCAAATCGACACGGCGGGCAGAGTTTTTCATTGCTTTTCCCTTTTTATTTTCTTAATGACTCCTGTTGTTGAATAACCATCGACAAAGGGGAGAATTTCCACAGATCCTGCATATTGCCTTCCGGCAACTTCTTCTGCCTTATAATCCCCGCCTTTGACAAGGATATCCGGTTTCAGATGGGTCAGAAGTTTTTCAGGAGTTTCTTCTCCAAAGACAACGACATCATCAACGCAGCGAAGAGCGGCAAGCATAAAGCTCCTGTCATTTTCACGGTTAACCGGACGGTCTTCCCCTTTGAGCATTTTGACTGAGTCATCGGAATTCAATCCCACAATCAGGTGGTCGCCAAGGGAAGCCGCCTTCTGCAGATAGGTGACATGGCCTCTGTGAAGGATATCGAAACATCCATTGGTAAATACAACGGTCTCTCCTCTTGCTTTCCAGAGATTTACCTTGTTTTCCGCTTCCTTCCACGTCAGAGGGAGGTAATCAAGGCGGACCGGCTCATTATCACGCCATGCATCAAGGACTTCTTTCCTTTCGACCTGATAAGTTCCTACATGTGAAACAGCGATGCCCGCTGCGCGGTTTGCAAGTTCCAATGTCGTTTCCATATCAATGCCAGCGGCTGCACAGGCAGCTGTAACAGCCATGACAGTATCTCCTGCGCCCGAAACATCAAAGACATCCTGCGCAACGGATGCTCTATGAATAGCCCCGCCATCCATAATGCAGGTGATTCCGCGCTCGGATCTTGTTACGAAGAGATATTTCAAGTGGAATTTCTCCCTGATCCTCTTTCCTTCCGCCTCTATGGGAGCGCTTTCATTAGGGATGCTCTTTCCGGCGCAGTCAGAAAGCTCTTTCAGATTAGGCGTGATTCCATAAGCGCCGTCATACTTTTCCCAATCACTGCCCTTAGGATCGACAAGAACAGGAACATTGTATTCATTGGCTTTCTTTATGATTTTCTGAGACAGTATGTCGTCGATCATTCCCTTGCCGTAATCAGAAATGACGACACAGTCCAGTCCCGCTTTTAAAAGCCCGCAAAGCCATTCCATAACGCTTTCGCATTCATCGTCAGTGAGCTTTCTGGTTCTTTCATAATCAAGCCTCATCATCTGCTGGCCTGCGCCCAGAATGCGTATTTTAGCTGTCGTCTGGTAATCATCAGACACAAGAATCCCATTAGAGTCAATTCCTGCATTTTTTAAAAGGTCAAGAAGCATTTTCCCATTCTGGTCATTCCCAACTATGCCGGAAACGAAAACCTGACAACCAAGTGATGCCAGATTGGCCGCTGTATTGGCAGCCCCGCCCGGCACGTTTCTTTCCCCTTTGACCAGATTGACCGGTACAGGCGCTTCAGGAGAGATGCGGTTCACGCTCCCTGTCACGTACTGATCCATCATTACATCACCGATTACGGCTGCCTTTACTTTCAGAATATCTTCACTAAGAAATTTTTCTCCGTCTTGTCTCATGGTTCCCCTGCCAAAATCAAATACAAACTATGTTTCCTATATTATCTCATTGCTCTTTTATGCATTCTTTAATGAGCTTGTCCCAGGAATCCCACACCACTTCCGGTGCATATGGTTTCATTGATTCTCTCGCTCCCGTTCCCAGTTTCCTTCTAAGTTCGCTGTCCTTCATCAAGGATGCCAGTGCTTTTGAGAACGCTTCTGCCCCGTCAGGAACAAGAAATCCATTGACCTGATCCTTGATGAGTTCATTGACGGAAGAGCAGGATGCAAAGCCTACTGCCGGAATTCCAACGCCCATCGATTCAGAAAGCGCCAAAGGGAAACCTTCATGATGGCTTGGGAATGCAAATATATCTGCTTCCTGCCAGACTTTTCCCATATTCTTCGTAGTGCCGCGCAAGTGGACACGGTCCTGCAGTCCATTTTTGGATATGAGGCTTTTCACCATAGTTACATACGCTTTATCGTAAGTATCCCCACAGATGTCCACTTCCCAGTCGGGAAATTCCTGAGCAATTTTCGAAAAGGCTTCTATTAAAATATGCTGCCTCTTCGTCCTGCCTGTCACTCTTCCTACATTGACGATTTTGTGAACTTTCCTTTCCTGTCCGGGATCCACCTCCAAATGCGGGATATTTACAGAATTGGGAATATGCACAAAGCGATCGTAATCCAGGTATTTTTCTGCTTTTTCTATAAATGAAGGCATGAGTACCTGAATGAAGCGGCTTTTTTCAAGAGCCCTTTTTTCTTTCTCCGGTGAATGGAGGAATATTTCATCCGGATCATTGTGAAGCATGGAAATCACGGGAATTTCAGTATCCAGCCCTTCAAGAAGAAGACGGCCTGTCGGTTCCCTGAAGGAAACGATTACATGAGGTTTTGCCAGTTCAAGGACTCTTTTCATCTGAGGCTTTGCCTGGTTAAAAATACTGTAATTCCTGTTTCTTGCAGCTTCCTTGCTAAAAGCGCGGGCAATTTCCCTTGCTGCCTTGGAAAACAAGCCGGCATGAATTTCAGTCATTCCTTCCATTTTGAACAAGTTATAGAGTTTAACGCCCTCAGGAAGAGGATAGAAAGGATCCCCGCTCTTTTCATCAGCCATCACGACAGAAACCGTATATCCTCTGTCTTTCATTGCAGCTGCCATCCTCGATAAGACATGCTCGATGCCGCCGCTGTATCCTACAAATTTATGCAGATCCGCAAGTAAAAGATTCACGGACATACCTCCTCTATTAAGTGATTATTCCTTATGATAATAATTTTTATACCACTTGGCGAATGCGGCAAGTCCCTCCTCCAAGGTGGTCGACGGATGGAATCCGAAATCTTTTTCCAGATCATCAATATCAGCATACGTCTGATACACGTCTCCCATCTGCATGGGCAGGTACTCTTTTTCCGCTTTTCTCCCGATGGCATCTTCCAGAATTTCAATGAATTTCATCAGCCTGACCGGGTGATTGTTGCCGATATTATAAACCTTGAACGGGTCATGCTCTTCGTTGAGCTTCGGCGGATGGTTCAGCATATGGGAAATCCCTTCTACGATATCATCTACATAGGTGAAATCGCGAAGCATATCTCCGTTATTATAAACCTGAATCGTCTCGCCGTTGAAAATCTTATTGGCAAACTTGAAGTAAGCCATATCCGGCCTGCCAAAAGGTCCGTAAACCGTAAAGAAACGAAGCCCGGTAGCAGGAATCCTGTAGAGGTGGGAATACGTATATGCCATAAGCTCGTCAGACTTTTTCGTTGCCGCATAAAGGCTGATTGGGCGGTCCGTCGGGTCATTGACCGAGAATGGAACTTTTTCCTGATTTCCGTAAATCGAAGAACTCGATGCAAAAAGAAGATGCTTTACCGGATAGTGGCGGCAAGCTTCCAGGATGTTGAAGAAACCCACGATGTTGGACTGTATATACGAATCCGGATGATCGATGCTGTAGCGGACTCCGGCCTGTGCGGCAAGATTAACGACAATAGCAGGTTTTATCTCTTCGAAGAGGTGGAATACCATGTCCTTATCGGCCAGGTCTCCCTTTATGAAACGATAGTCCTGTCCTGATTCCTCAAGATCCCTGACACGATCTTCCTTAAGCTTTGGATCATAGTAATCATTCATGTTGTCATATCCGACAACATTGTATCCATCCTTAAGCAGACGTTTGCTTAAATGATATCCAATAAACCCGGCTCCGCCGGTCACAAGAATCGTATCCATAACAATCTCCTATCCTTTATCATTCTATGAACATGCATCGTCCATATTGTTTTATTATACCAAATCCACTGGGTCAAGGTACAAAGGAAATCAGGGATTAATCCCCTCAATTTCCCCAAACTTTGATAGCAGCTTCTGCCATGAGTTCCTGTCCCTTCTCGTTAGGATAAACCCCGTCAACATAATAATCATCGTCAAAGGGAATCACTTTTGAAAAATCAATCACCCGTACGTCAAGGCTCTGTGCCAGTTCCTTTAAGAAGGAAATATACGTCCTGTAATCTTCCTGATTGGCATCATAGGAAAATTCCGACTGCCATCCTGCCTCAACGCTTGCGCGTGTTACCTGAGGCGGGATGGCAATCGTCAGCGGCAGGCTGGCTGCTATATGTGAAATCCCCCTTTCCATATTCTTTTCAAGGGAAGAAAGCCTTATTCTGCACAGCAAATCATTGGTTCCGCCCATGATGAAAATTTCATCCTGACTTCCGGCTCTCTCAAGAAAAAATTCTGCCTTTTGAAGGATATCTGATGACAGGGAGCCGCAGGATCCAAAATTCCTGAACCTGATGCCATGTATTTCCCTGGTAGCAATCTCAAGCCAGTACCTGCCCTTCCTTAGTCCGAACCCTTCAGTCAGGCTGTCACCGAAGCAATTCATGAATAAAGGCGCCTGCCCTTTCCATCGATCTTCCATATTCACTCTTGTGTATAAAAAAGACTGCAGCCCATGAATGAACTGCAGTCTCATTTAAATTACTTGCTTACTGAAATTCCTTTTTTCGGTCTTTTGAAACCATGAATTCGTTCAATAACAACGAAGAGCATCGGTACAATGAAGATCTGGAATACAGTTGCAGAAAGCACGCCGAATACTACAGCAATACCCATTTCAGAACGGGAATTCGAACCTGCACCAGTCGAAAGTGCCAGCGGAATGTTGCCGAGGATGAATGCCAGGGAAGTCATCAGAATCGGGCGCAGACGAATCTGCGATGCTTCGATGGAAGCCTTCATGACATCCATGCCATTATCAACACGGACTTTCGCGTACTCGACGATCAGGATGGCGTTCTTCGCAGCCAGCCCGATGATGGTCAAGAGACCGATCTGGAAGTAAATGTCGTTATATACATGGAATGCCATGGCTGCCAGGCTCGCGCCAAAGAAACCAGTCGGTATCCCGAAGATGACCGTGAATGGAACCTTCCAGCTTTCATAGAGAGCTGCCAAAGACAGGAATACGAAGAGCATGCCGAGCGAGAGGGCATATACTGTCTTACCGCTCGCTTCACGTTCCTGGGCAGAGGATTCGACGAATTCGAAGCCATAACCATTCGGAAGTACCTGATTGGCGGTTTCTTCGAGCGCATCGAGCGCCTGCCCGGAGGAGTATCCATCCTTCTGCTGCCCGCCGACCTTGACGGCCGGGAAGTTGTCGTAACGAGTGATGACGGAGATCGCATTGGATTTCTTCGGAGTGATAAAGGTGGAGATCGGCACCATATTGCCCTTATTGTCGCGAACCGTCAGGAACTTGTTGTCCCCCGGGTTCGTGCGGTACTGGGTATCCGCCTGCGCGACGACCTTGAAGTTACGGCCATAAATGGTGAAATCATTGATCTGGACAGAGCCATAGTAGGCCTGAAGAGCGGTGAAGATATCCCCGACAGCCACACCATTTCGCTGTGCTTTTTCTCGGTCGATATCATAATTGTAGGATGGTGTATCGCTTCGGAAAGTGGTGTAGGCCATCTGGATTTCCGGACGCTGGTTGGCTGCGCCGAGGAATTCTCCGACAACGCGCTGGAATTCTTCATCCGATGCACCGCTCTTGTTCATGATATAAAGGCTGAAGCCACCGGAGGCGCCAAGGCCTGGAATCGGAGGCGGATTCAGCGCCATCAGAGATACCTCCGGATGGGTCGCCCCATATGCCATGGCTTTGCCCATAATGGCATTGATCTGTTCGTTTGGCGCTTTGCGTTCATCCCACGGTTTCAGTTTGATGAAGGAAAGACCCGCATTTGGTTTCTGCCCGCCGGACAAAATATCAAAGCCGGTGACGCCCTGCGACTGTTCGATCGCCGGATCTTTTCCCATATAATCAAGGTAATCGTTGATCGCTGCATTCGTTCTGACATTGACAGAGCCTTCCGGCAAAGAGAATGCCGTGATGAAGAAGCCATTATCTTCCTGCGGAAGAAATGCTGTCGGAAGCTTGAAGAAAATACCGAAAGCTGCGACCGTGATGACGACAAGAACAAGGATCGGAGCAGCGATCGCATGTCCCATCTTCTGCAGGATCGCTCCGTAGATCTCTACCATACGATCGAAACCATCATTGAAGGTATCCCAAAATCGATCGAGGAAGTTTTTCCTATTCTGCTTCTTCGGCGGTTTCAGAAGACCGGCACAAAGAGCCGGAGTCAGAGACAGCGCGACGAAAGCAGAAATCAGGACAGAGACAGCGATGGTGAGAGCAAACTGTTTGTACAGGATACCCATGATCCCGCCCAGAAAAGCGACCGGTACGAAAACCGCAGCCAGAACGAC harbors:
- a CDS encoding methionine ABC transporter ATP-binding protein, whose translation is MIELKHITKVYDNNYRALDDINLTIRDGEIFGIIGQSGAGKSTLVRCINMLEPPSSGEVIINGKDMTKLSSSELRKERKNIGMIFQHFNLLSNRTVAQNVAFPLELANVPKAEQKKRIDDILELVGLTSYKDKYPSQLSGGQKQRVGIARAVVSNPSVLLSDEATSALDPETVKSILELLKDINKKLNITIIMIAHQMEVIKEICERVAVIEHGKIIEQGSTVDLFTNPQTETLKKFIGTVMSTEVPEQLSHMNIHKDKEKEDDQTIISLSFRGDVTNEPIIANLIRKYNLDVSILYGSIDYIQDVSFGRLIIMIDGHEDDMINALSHLKSLPITSEVLGYVSSNH
- a CDS encoding methionine ABC transporter permease produces the protein MSPVITNLLFKSLAETLYMLSVSAIIAAIIGIPLGILLVVTEKNGILVCPVLNKPLAFAINMVRSIPFIILMVAIIPFTRMVAGTSIGTTAAIVPLTIAAIPYTARMVETSIREIPFGLIEAAESMGASPYQIIKKVLIPEALPSIIENMTVVIVSLIGSSAMAGTIGGGGLGDLAIRYGYQRFQADVMIATIIVLIIIVQLIQFIGSTWSRKTDKR
- a CDS encoding MetQ/NlpA family ABC transporter substrate-binding protein produces the protein MLKKLIITGLCALSAAAVITGCGSDAKPAASSAQSAPAEKKEITVGATAGPHAEVVEAAAKEAEKNGLKVNVKEFSDYITPDQALADGDLDLVVYQHEPFLNNFNKQHNTNLVPIGKAILMRMGIYSNKYKDVKDIPDGATISIPNDSTNEGRGLQLLEKAGLIKLKEGVGMKATPADVTENPKHLKFNELEAAQLPRSLDDVAASVITMNYVMSAGLSPKDQGIFLESKDTPLAVMIIAARDKDKNQPAYKKFVQAYQSDAVKKFIAEKYKGTIEPAWD
- a CDS encoding MFS transporter, whose amino-acid sequence is MKITTLFPALGVKNYRVFWITQWIALIGFWLQLTTQQWLVYKMTDSAFLLGLLSACQFTPSLLFTLGTGLWIDHHNKRKILMGTQSLYMLQALLLGLLLLSGHETYGWLLFFAFFLGTIDAFDMPARMAFMPELVGKEALHSAVSLNSTNFNITRIVGPLLAAFLLNYLSYSDIFFLNAVSLIPILFAYAKMNVNTPVIQETNKKPLHEIREGISEARKNPIIFGNLLAAGIVSSLILNMGTYGPLFADRVLHKGLDGFGSILFAAGAGSMASGILSATSSTHYSQRFIFTAAGLCGLLLMAVSYIFWTIPALFMFALLGFATILFMVNCNTAIQMASPPEYLGRIMGLYTFVFLGSAPFGSLLVSAIIEYMGTSLGLAIVGLFEIILILLTAKTYSKQK
- a CDS encoding glycosyltransferase family 9 protein, which produces MKNSARRVDLKNKTIVIMYMLYFGDMVSITPFLEVLRREAEGSRIVLVMDSRFQESVKYNPNIDEIIPVDRNGKDKGLMATWNIGRQIGKLKPDVLMALHGTSRTTLMGLAMHPKYWTGEEGTGIDHFFMDQPIVIETYNSHAVDKYLRVLQLLGVKDVSHSGMRTYTCSDWEDKAREFFQSQKLPQNAKMAGFSVGSSTPEKNWPAENYGKVADHFFEKGFIPVFFGVKSELGLIQKAISSMKHGDKAVIAAGHLSMGEFIAAAGHCSIFFTNDSGPMYVADSRGIPTISMFGPSNAKFHHPLGPCSQAISSWDMPEGPEHVNKTIASGNYVPISEISVDRVIDAGEKALEKAENL
- the rfaE2 gene encoding D-glycero-beta-D-manno-heptose 1-phosphate adenylyltransferase, whose protein sequence is MRQDGEKFLSEDILKVKAAVIGDVMMDQYVTGSVNRISPEAPVPVNLVKGERNVPGGAANTAANLASLGCQVFVSGIVGNDQNGKMLLDLLKNAGIDSNGILVSDDYQTTAKIRILGAGQQMMRLDYERTRKLTDDECESVMEWLCGLLKAGLDCVVISDYGKGMIDDILSQKIIKKANEYNVPVLVDPKGSDWEKYDGAYGITPNLKELSDCAGKSIPNESAPIEAEGKRIREKFHLKYLFVTRSERGITCIMDGGAIHRASVAQDVFDVSGAGDTVMAVTAACAAAGIDMETTLELANRAAGIAVSHVGTYQVERKEVLDAWRDNEPVRLDYLPLTWKEAENKVNLWKARGETVVFTNGCFDILHRGHVTYLQKAASLGDHLIVGLNSDDSVKMLKGEDRPVNRENDRSFMLAALRCVDDVVVFGEETPEKLLTHLKPDILVKGGDYKAEEVAGRQYAGSVEILPFVDGYSTTGVIKKIKREKQ
- a CDS encoding glycosyltransferase gives rise to the protein MNLLLADLHKFVGYSGGIEHVLSRMAAAMKDRGYTVSVVMADEKSGDPFYPLPEGVKLYNLFKMEGMTEIHAGLFSKAAREIARAFSKEAARNRNYSIFNQAKPQMKRVLELAKPHVIVSFREPTGRLLLEGLDTEIPVISMLHNDPDEIFLHSPEKEKRALEKSRFIQVLMPSFIEKAEKYLDYDRFVHIPNSVNIPHLEVDPGQERKVHKIVNVGRVTGRTKRQHILIEAFSKIAQEFPDWEVDICGDTYDKAYVTMVKSLISKNGLQDRVHLRGTTKNMGKVWQEADIFAFPSHHEGFPLALSESMGVGIPAVGFASCSSVNELIKDQVNGFLVPDGAEAFSKALASLMKDSELRRKLGTGARESMKPYAPEVVWDSWDKLIKECIKEQ
- a CDS encoding SDR family NAD(P)-dependent oxidoreductase, translating into MDTILVTGGAGFIGYHLSKRLLKDGYNVVGYDNMNDYYDPKLKEDRVRDLEESGQDYRFIKGDLADKDMVFHLFEEIKPAIVVNLAAQAGVRYSIDHPDSYIQSNIVGFFNILEACRHYPVKHLLFASSSSIYGNQEKVPFSVNDPTDRPISLYAATKKSDELMAYTYSHLYRIPATGLRFFTVYGPFGRPDMAYFKFANKIFNGETIQVYNNGDMLRDFTYVDDIVEGISHMLNHPPKLNEEHDPFKVYNIGNNHPVRLMKFIEILEDAIGRKAEKEYLPMQMGDVYQTYADIDDLEKDFGFHPSTTLEEGLAAFAKWYKNYYHKE
- a CDS encoding SGNH/GDSL hydrolase family protein; amino-acid sequence: MNCFGDSLTEGFGLRKGRYWLEIATREIHGIRFRNFGSCGSLSSDILQKAEFFLERAGSQDEIFIMGGTNDLLCRIRLSSLEKNMERGISHIAASLPLTIAIPPQVTRASVEAGWQSEFSYDANQEDYRTYISFLKELAQSLDVRVIDFSKVIPFDDDYYVDGVYPNEKGQELMAEAAIKVWGN